In Festucalex cinctus isolate MCC-2025b chromosome 1, RoL_Fcin_1.0, whole genome shotgun sequence, the sequence CACCATACTTTGATTCTAATTattacagttttattttttcatatagaaATTAATGTACTCTGTATTGGACAATATATTGTCTATTACACGTAGAGGaagtaatatttttatatttgtattttatttttattaattcaatctctggtgtaataaccttatttattgattgattggattttttattttttgttatttttattattatcattattaattcaatctctggtgtaataacctttattgattgattgaattatccatccatccatccattttcttgaccgcttattcctcacaagggtcgcgggggctgctggcgcctatctcagctggctctgggcagtaggcgggggacaccctggactggttgccaaccaatcgcagggcacacagagacgaacaaccatccccactcacacgcacacctagggacaattcggagcactcaattaacctgccatgcatgtctttggaatgtgggaggagaccggagtacccggagaagacccacgcgggcacggggagaacatgcaaactccacccaggaaggtccgagcctggactcgaaccggagacctcagaactgggaagcggacgtgctaaccactcgactaccgtgccgcctgattgaattattttttattttattatctgttctcattgctgctggacatgtaaatttcccagagggagccatcccaaagggatcaataaagtcaagtctaagtctaatacTGAAAGAAAATACGCTATATAatgttgactgatttttttttacatgaatgccACTCTCACAATCTCTTTTCTAGTGCAACCAATAATGTTTGTCCAAAAGATGGCAGCATACGCCGACCGCCCTCCATTGCTTTTGTAagcatggtggtggtggtgattttttttgattttttttttttaaccaatgaaCCACTCTACACTTGTGCTTGTGATGCGAGTACTTTTTAACATAATAAGCGATTTGCGCATGCgcggggggagggggtggggacGAGGCTACCAGCttccctatcaatttgaatggcggagattagagtggtgccaatctttgcctaactgtacactttaaagcttgcaagtcaacttccccgatttcagtaaaccacatgctacgcatgttaataaaaaacagcaactttccagcggttgaaacgtttctatcagagctgattccattggatccaattcattttcaatgaccgcttggtagtttcgcctacccaaaagctacccataatgcaccttgatttTGAGATGCGCACATCGCTTCAAGACTTATAACAAAAGAAAGCCACATTCTGCTCAATTCTTAAAAGCAGTATTTGGCTGTTCCAGCAAGAAAAGTTGTTTCCATGTGATTATGTAGACTTGAATGTACTTATTAGTTTAGCAAGATCCCATGCTAAAGACCTTAAATACACATTCATCGCCACACTCCTTTAATGCatgtgaattatttatttatttatttatttatttgacatatAACAATATTCATATTGTGTCGAACTGAGAGGATTTTCATAAAACCCTTTCCtttgtgcaatatttttttcatggtcgattttttttcctcaatattttgatgtttaaaaataaataaataaataaaataacaaattttaaGTCGCtaaaaaaactgtttaaaatTGGGTTAGCGTTTCAAAGTAAGGTTTTAAACTGTGGCCAGGGTTTTAAAGTAGGGTTTCCAActagagttagggtttcaaagtagtgtTTCAAATTCGATTTTTTCACTATgtttggggtttcaaattacgCTAAGGGTTTGGAGTAGGCTCACTTATGACAACGATTTGGGTTTTGGATGACACTTTTAAACTAGGATCATCAAGctagagttaggatttcaattaCGCTTATGGTTTCAAAGTAgcatttgggtttcaaattagggttttaaactagGGTTAGGCTTTCAAAGTAGGGTCACGATTTGTGAGTAGTTTGGGTTTTAGATGATGGATACATCCATCAAAATGTATGACCTCAGGTTTTAAAATCGAGCTAAGGCCTCAAAGATGGGTTTAAAGTAGGGTTTGGGCTTCAAAGTAGGGTTGAAACTcgggtttgggtttcaaattagtttttcaaACTAGGGGTAGGGGTtcgaaattagggtttcaaattcaggttagggtttcaaatttaaAAGTTTAGAACTATGGCTAAGGCTAttgagttaggatttcaaaccaGTGGCGTGCAGAGGGTGGGGCCGAGAGCCTGAGGCGGGCCTACAAATCACTTTGTGGCATGCCTTTCACATTATCATAGATAAAGATTCACAGGCATAGAATTGTGAAAAGCTCCGTCTTACTTTACTTTTGGATGTCTTAAATTCTTTTGTTTATAAATGTGTTTCATTGGATCAGCTGCGCATTATTTAATGACCACAACATCAGTATATggcaagggtgtccaaactttttcatttgagggccacatacagaaaatcagaaggacgcaagggccacataatgttatgaagagaaattgtgtttagtcctaaaaattgtacaaataatttatttgtgcttttgcatatttagaaaaatgctacaatatataaaccaatttatttgtaatatggcaatagggttattatagttttggaatttttcattttagttcgtttttattcattttcagggtggttagtttgttagtttttattagtttagttctttaaaaactgcttagttttagtttagtttgttagtttcagtattagtattgtttttttttttttttttttaatgtgtattacttgtgcgcaatatttaaaaaacaccaatggagcaacgtcatcttttggtgcttttcaattggctgctgcgagatgacgtcacttctgtgtgacatactttcaaacgtcattattccggtttatatcaaaataaatctactaaaaaaatcacatttaaaatcatcctcaaaggctcatgcattaaattaattacgacTAAAATgtaggacatgtttgctataattatagttagttttagctagttttgtaaacataaaatgtagtttcagttagttttcattttttaaaagcatttttattttatttcggtaacaatattgttttttgaattttagttttagttttttcattagttttagtgaactaaaataacctttaactcttttactgccacatgttattaattttttttttttttttaaacaacaactttaacgtgacaaaggctttgatcatttaggtcatccttgaaaatgttgtttcatcagatttcatcatgtttcctagtaatttcatacaccggcagcccattgaaaagagatacaatgctgccatctgctggccatagttagtgagtgtttttgattccacaacccattgaccaggcagcgctgcacttagacgttgcactgtcaattggttaaaaaaaacaaaaaacatagttgacgtcatttaaagtttatggcggcatacattgattttactaatcgttattaaacgtttttggcggtcaaagagttaatagcacctgtttttcgataccctcccttcttactttgaccacctccaaacatttttgttttgtttattttatttgaactgagtcaaatgtcatttttagcatacgCCGCGGGCCACTGCagaatggacggcgggccgcaaatggcccccgggccgtagtttggacaccactcgTATATGGTATACAAAGACTATTGATTTGTAGGCTATATGTGGACAAGTGACACAGTGTAGGAAATGTAGCATTTCACCGTTGAATGTCAAGAAACAATAGAAGATGACATTACACAATGAATTCAGTATTATGAAGAGACAGATGTGAATGTATTGCTGTGTTTTCCCCCTTATAAAATGTGCTCATAATCCAAGCATGAAGCATGAAGTGTCATGCGAATGTCTTTTGCACGCTGCCACATGATCGTCCTCACCATGTTCGTTCTTTAAAAGCCGCCCTCGACCGACCGCACACATTCCCACACAAGCCGCCACCGCCGCACtccaaacacgtttttttttttctctcctgccGTCATGTCTGCTAAAATCAAGTTCGCTGCTCTTGTCCTCATTTTAGGCGCGTGCGTTCTCACACATGGCGCCCCCATTGAACCGACGCACGCCTTCTGCAAGATTGTCTGGTAAGACCTTTTGACCTTTACTTTCATCATGAAGTTTATAGTCGGCATTTGGGTGTGGCAAGGAAATTTCAATAATAATCCCGGATGACACTGATGAATAAATCACGTTTAATCCCCGCAGGCTGCTCGGTGTGCCGTGTAGTAAGGCCAACGTCGCCATGATGACTCAAATGAAAGCCATGAGCTCATACAAGGTAAGAAATGAAAGATTATTTTCATGTAGGTGTGGATTATTAATATATGGCATAATTTCCCACTGAATCCAGCTGGGCCCAGTGACCCCGTTGCTAATCCAGGCCAACCACACCTCGGCAGTAGGTCAGGTGGAGAGCGTGAACTTCACCATGTCGTCCACAGCCATGAGTCTGGGATGCCGCGTGGATGTAAGTCACATGATTGTTTGTCTGTTGCATTGCGAATAGGACCTAAATGGCTATTTAGCGCCCCCTggaattttttggggaaattgaATTCAgtgagcaacatgaaatttcatAGCCACATCTTAACTATCATGAGTACCACAAAACAAGTTTCAAGAACCCATTTTATAAGGGTTataggaagtcggccattttggaaaatttcaaggggtctttcaaaaacaaattgctcgtttttgtattttattttaattttttttatagatacCTTACCAATTTTGAAGTACAGCACATATCAAGACTGATGGACAAGGAAAAACCTCattcttaaaatattttttaatgtactgaAAACGTGACTCAAAATTGGCCCTCAAGAAGCCATTTTGGAGCAAAAACAGGaaggctgccattttggtttgaagactAAACTAGTGGcgggcaatctttttttttttttaaatatataaatgatgcTTCAGAGACAAAAggttaaaaaatgtgcatgtaaaatatgtaaatagtttattttaaatttggaacgttatgacaaaaataatttaattacatttacgGAATCAATTtgaataaaatacacatttcttgtGCGTTTactgaaaaattaaaatgtttttattttaatagtcaGTTAACTTAAGGCAACAAATGTAATAGGACTGTTGTTAATAtgaatacagtcttccctcgctataacgcggttcacttttcgcggtctcgctgtatcgcggatttttttttaagtgcaattttgcatatttttttacagtaatatacccattttataaaatttctgaaggtttgaacattgtcaatgtttgaacaagagagaaatgtgagaacatgtaaatgcctcaatgagaaaagtgtataaattgtgcggtcggggattttagagccttaaaacatttataagaattgtaaaacataaagctaactacttcgcggatttcatttattgcgggtattttttggaacctaaccccagccgaaaacgagggaacactgtacttgaTGGTAATGCCGTTAATATAATAAGTGTTCTCGAAAAACAAGGCAggggttttatttaattttatcacGAGCCACTGTAACGCTATGCGCAGTTTGAATGTTAAAATACATTGCACTTAaatacagggggaaaaaaactgtgaTTTAATTGAgctatatttcaaataaaatttacattaaATTTATAGGTAAATAAATGCTCAGTTCTaaaagattaaatgcaaatatAGTGTACTTAATtgcaattaataattaattgcattttaCATAAACCAACCCTAACCCACCGTAGAACATTATGAAcagtttcaacatttaatgtcagTGATTGTGGAGTACCACTAGAGTCAATCCGCGTCCCACTCGTGGTCCTCGTACCACACATTGAGGATCACTGTTATGCATGCAATAACTCCAATTGGAACTTTTTGTTTCAGGGTGCGTCAACGTCCGCCTTTTGGTCCAGCCTTTTCGATAACGGCACCAACTACTGCAATCTCCGCAACGTGATACAAGGTAGTCTTTTCTCGCCTTCATTTTTTACTACtcaatgctctttttttttttttttctttctgatcACTATATCATTCATTTCCTGTCTGCACAGGAAGCGGCCTCTCCAAGGCTCCGGGCTTCACCGAGTACACCAACGAATGGCTCTGCCTGGGTTACGGACTTTCAGCCTGCAAAGTCAAATGAGTCGCAAAATGTTCGTGTTGCATTTGCTACAACTAATAATGGAAATTAAAACTGCAAGCAATGATGAACTTGGCGTTTCTGTGACAGGCAGGAAAATTCAGTGCtcgtccactagatggcagtaggCACAATAAACTTGTGTACCCACCTTTTGCTTTTTTCTGCACAACAAATTAACGGCTTTCTGCAAATTtagctttgtgttcaaataaAGAGGCTCAAAGTTCACATTAGTACATTTGTGAgtagattgattgattttgctaTTATACAAACTTGTTGGCTTGGTTCGATGGTGtattctgagtatttttttgtaaaatgcatCAAAGGCCTTAAAAGTGCCAAAAGGTCACAAACTGTCTGACGTGGAAGTGATGTGAAAATGTGTTGAATTCCAGAACATTTTTAATGGGTTCAATTTTTATGATTTCAAAGGCAAAATTAAATCCACATGACACTGGAATCTTTTGTTAATGTTGTGATTATAAAAGTTGGACATGCAGCTTCTGTTGTTTGTTCCATCATGATacttaacattttgttttaaataacaaTTGTTTTACTTAGCACATCCTGCATCTTAATCAAGTGTgttcaataaaagaaacattGAGGCCATCTGCAGCCCGCAAATGCATTTTATCCAGACTGGAGCACGAGTCTCCAAACAATATGTAATAATGACCATTTTTGCatgaaatttaaaaacagtaatgtatttaatttgttccatgaagacagtacaatttattttgtaatgtgcTTTGTAATAAGGAAACTagcacaaaattaaaaacctaTACTAATGGCATCCTGAAgcaatgtaaagaattaaacgGTGAGTTCATTGGGCGAGCCTTTTGGTGTCTTGTtgacttggccaccagggggcggtACAATACAGTCATGCATGGCTCGAGTCACACAGCGAAATCAGGAGTTTCTACTACTGTTAGTAGTTTTAGATAGTTGTTTTTGCACAGAGGATAAAAAGTATATTCCCGTGAGTAATATCATGGTGACTGTCTAAATGTGTTTCACCACTGTTCAAACATCTGTTGTTTAAAGTGTGCTCGCGCTGCCTGCCACAAGATGTTATTCGTTAGCCCATCAATGGCATCTAGACATAAAGTTTTGCTTAATATTTCCGAGGACTGGAGTATCTTAGACTGCAGGCTTTATTAAACATAATTTGATCAGTTTTTAATTGTATGAAGTTCATTTTTAACGTATCAATGTGTCAGTAAATTGCTTTTTTAGGTATTACCCCAGACATCAACACCGAAAGACACATATGGAACAATAAGTGTACACAAAACAAAGTGTATAATGCACACTGACTGTAGCGcatatattttagttttatagCAGAGCTTGTGGTACATTAAAACGCACAGAAACTTAATTCCATCAATGCCCTTTCCACTTCCACATGATCAAGTCTCACCTTgaatgttgtgctttttcttttattccaaaatatcaAGAACTTAGTTTAGTTTAAGTTCAAAATTAGATTATTTAGGTTGAACCAAAGTTTTCATTTCAGTTAGACCAGCTCTAAAAGCTGCTGCATGTCCTCCCCagaccaaaatatatatatatatatttgtgtcgaCTGCAAAAATAACAAAGAATTCAGAAACTTTACATACAATTTATATATAAGATAAACAGTTTGGGTCCTAAGACAAATCCTTGTGGCACACCACAGGTGAATGATTACGctggagtcggaggcggagtgttgaagtctggagccaaagactggcgtgttattgacatcagcttctcagtgttTAACAGCAACTCaacactctgcgcgaggctcacaggccAACTAACATTTcgtccttttatcctttcatcctaaccaactcctcccacccggaactcccccTAAGTCCCAACGTttcgtgggtgaattatgttcccatcactacaacgCACTCAAACTTGTGCCAtaacggagcccctaaggtgacatggtagataaaaaaaaaaaaaaaaaaaaaaaaaaaaaaaaaaaaacaaaacactgcgttccctcgcaaaacattttgagctttgcgagggaacgcaaagttgttttttcgcttaccatgtcaccttagcggcaccgtaaacacttccgggtcatcttccatgtgaacaaaagcgacgtgtaaacaaagcagtggaaaaaatacatgcgccatcctagtcgctttgggaaagctttcccactgttttctttatgtttaaaaacgttccatcctcgtcacttttgttcacatggaagatgacccggaagtgtttacggcgcagcgaaggtgacagggtaggcgaaaaaaaacaactttgcgttctcgcCAAATCTGGAACGCAAAATCTCATTCTCTATTGTATCAAAAGCTTATTTTATGCCAATAAAATTAACAATTCCAACTGCAATTCTTTACATCCTTTTATCTTCACTAATAACTTCATTAATGCTGGATGTTGATGTAGCTGATCTAAAACCATACTGACACCCTATTAATAAATTATACTTTTCAAAGAGATTGTCCAGTCTCTCCACATAGAGTTTTTACAATATCTTTGAGAatgtgtttgttagcattaagctaagcacACTTTCCAAAGGCAAAACTATACGTAT encodes:
- the LOC144015953 gene encoding uncharacterized protein LOC144015953, which produces MSAKIKFAALVLILGACVLTHGAPIEPTHAFCKIVWLLGVPCSKANVAMMTQMKAMSSYKLGPVTPLLIQANHTSAVGQVESVNFTMSSTAMSLGCRVDGASTSAFWSSLFDNGTNYCNLRNVIQGSGLSKAPGFTEYTNEWLCLGYGLSACKVK